The Candidatus Acidiferrales bacterium genome contains the following window.
CCAGAGCGGTTCTTTCGCGTTTTGTCGAATCGATCCTTGGCAGTAGAAAGGCGGCCATCGCTCGGGATAAAACGCCGGGGACGCTGAGCCGGCGCGAGCGCGAAGTCCTCGAGTCTTTGCTCCAAAATCTCTCAAACAAGGAAATCGCCAGCAAGCTCAACATTTCTGAACGAACTGTAAAATTTCACGTTTCCAATCTTCTGGAGAAGCATGGTGTTCGGCGCCGCGCGGACCTCATCGTCATGCGCTTCCAGGAAGCCCAATATCCCGTGTGACTTTCACTTGCCCTCGAAACTATCTTTTTGATTTAATCTGGTTGTTCCCCTGGCCAAGCAGCTGCGCCCAAGAAGCTCCTTTGATGATTGTGACGCACACGGCTTCCGGGGGAGCCACCAGCCAAGCACAAGTTCTCAAGCTGCTAGGATCTAACGGTACACAGACTACAAGAACAAACCAACGCCGGCTATACAGGTACCGGTACTTTAGTCACCTCAGAGGCAAAGCTTTAGGGGGATTGTCGCTGTTGCATTTCAGTTGCTAAATATCCAGTGACAGAGACTTCGCCAGATAGAAGCCTATACCGATGAGTAGTTTCACCCAATCAAATCAGCCAATTGGACAAGCCCCAAGGCGCGCCTTGAAGCCCGGTCCTAGGATGTGGATTATTCGCGTCATTATCGTCCTGGCCGTGCTCTTCACCATTCGCTACTTCTATTGGCGCGCTATGGACACGATGAACCCCGCGGCGAAGTGGTTTTTCTATATCTTCCTCGTCGCGGAGATTCTCAATTTCCTCGAAGCCGCACTTTTCTACTTTACGACCTGGAAACCGACTGCGCGTACTGCGCCTCCACCCATCAATGGCCGCACCGTAGACGTTCTTATTACCACATACAACGAACCCGTGAATTTGCTCCGCGAAACAGTGCTTTGCGCGGTCAGTTTTCCTTACCCACACAAGACCTATATTCTCGATGACGGGAACCGTGCGGAAGTTGAAGAACTGGCGCGTGAGCTCAATTGCAGCTATTTATCGCGCAAGGATCGTGTCGGCGCCAAGGCTGGCAATCTGAACAACGGTCTTCATTCCAGCGACGGCGAATTCATCGTTACTCTGGATGCGGATCATGTTCCCATGCCGGATCTCATTGACCGGCTCATCGGATTTTTCGATGACCCTTCCATCGGCGTCGTGCAAACCACCCAGGATTTTTACAACCTCGATTCCTTCCAGCATCGCATGCAAATCGAAAAGCAGCGCGGCTGGCAGCAGCAGGAACTGTTCTTCAGCGTCATTCAGCCCGGCAAGGATGGCCACAACGCCACCTTTTATTGTGGCAGCCCGGCGATGTTGCGCCGCAAAGCCCTCGAAGAAATCGGTGGGTTCGCCACCGAAAGCATCACGGAAGACATGCACACCGGCCTGCGCCTGCAAAAGAAGGGCTGGAAGGTCGTCTACTACAACAGTACGGTCGCTCGTGGTTTGGCGCCGCAAACCTATCGCGGTTTCGCGACGCAATGGCACCGCTGGGGGCAGGGTGCGATGCAAGTGCTTCGCAAAGAAAATCCTCTCTTTGGCCACGGCCTGAGCTTTGGCCAGCGCCTGAGCTATTTCGCTTCTTTTTATTTTTATTGGATGAGCTATCAGAAATTCATCTACATCGCGACTCCGATTTTCTGCCTGCTTAGCGGCATTTATCCCCTCGTTGCTGTCCCGCGAACGTTCGCGATCTATTTCCTTCCTTATTTCTTGCTGAACATCATCGCCACGGCGTTGCTTCAAGGCGGGCTCGGCGGATTCTGGCTGAGCGAGGAATTCAATCTCATCAAGATGCCCGTCCTCATGACCACGCTCGTCGGCCTCTTCCGCAAGGAGGCGGAGTTCAAAGTCACACCAAAGGCGCGTGACACGTCTGCCCATTGGACGGAAATCTGGCTCCAGGTCGTGTTGCTCACCGGAGCTCTGATCGCCATAGGTGTCGGTTCGTGGAAACTCGCTCACATGCCCCAGGGTTATTTCTTCTGGGCTGTTGCCGTCAACGTTGCTTGGAGCATCTTCTATGTATTCCTGTTGATTCCGGTGATTTGGCGCGCTTGGCGCCATAAGGAACTGCGCGCCACGTATCGTTTTCCGAATCGCCTCGATGTGCCTGTCCTGTTTGGCTACAACACAAATGGTGGAGGCCACGTCGTGGGACGCGGCTTTGCTAGAAATCTCAATCGCAATGGCCTTTCTCTGACGCAAAAGTCCGCAATCCCCATGGGAACGATCTTGGCCTTGGAAATCGGCCTCCCCAGCGGGACCATTCGCGCTCACGCCCGTGTAATTCGCAATCAGGAATTCTTTCACGGCGAAAACAAGCGCGTTTCGAGCGGCATCGTCTTCGAGCAAATCGATCCTGCGGATCAGGACGCCATTTCCAAACATCTTTTCTGGGAAGTTGCGCCGCGCCACGCAACGATATTGACGCTGACCCGCACCAGCCAGACGCGGGGCGTTCGTTCATGAAGAGCTTCGCTGCATCTGGGCTCTTGTTTCTCGCAGCGTTCTTCTGCGTTCCACTGGCGCTGGCTGCTCCGCAATCCTCCGTTCTCGACCAAGCGCGCGCCGCAGCTGCGGCGGGTTACTACGATCAAGCCAGTCAGTTGTTCAAACAGGTTCTGGCCGTTTCTCCAGACAATATTGACGCACTCGGCGGCTTGACCGATTCTCTTGTCGCAACGGGGCGTTGGCGTGATGCCGTGCCCGCACTCCAGCATCTCGATCAACTGCAACCCAACAACGCTGTGCGAATTTTCCAGCTCGGCCAGATGCAGAGCTGGCTAGGCGAGCGCGCCCAAGCCCTCGAACTGTTGAAGCATGCAGCCGATTTGAACTCAGCGAACGCGCAATATCAGGAATACTACGCAGAAGTCCTGAGCTGGAATGATGCCACCCGGCCTCAGGCACTCACCATCTTGCGTGCTTTGGTGGCTGCTCATCCCAACGACGAGAATGCGCTTCTTTCGTATGCGGAAATCCTTTCATGGAATGGCGCGACCCGTTCGCAGGCCCTCGAATCCTATAAGAAAATTTTGGCGCAGGATCCCAACAATGCGCGCGCACTCGCCGGCGAAGCGCAGCTTCTCTCATGGAACGGGCAATCCGATCAGGCCATGGAAATCTATCAAAAGGTCCTCGCCGCCGATCCTAATAACGTCGCCGCACTTCGCGGCGAAGGAGAAATCCTCAACTGGCGCGGCAAGCATCGCGAAGCGCTCGATTCTCTAGAAGAGGCCCACGGCCTTGCGCCCGATGACTCCGCCACAATGCTCGACCTCGCGCAAACGGAATATGACCTCGGCGACTACGCCGACGCCCGCACCTATCTTCAGCAAGTCAAGGGCATCGACACGCCCGAATACGAAGATCTCCAGCGCAACGTCAACCACGCCTTGGGTTCCTATTTTGAACTCGGCTATGTCGGCCGCCGCGATGGTCAGATTCTTGACTACGATTCCGCGCAGGCGCTCGTTTCCACACCGCTCGGCGTTTCCAATCGCCTGAGCCTGCAATATCAGCCCTACCGCTTCAATTCCATGCGGATATTCAACTCCAATTACTATGACGTCGCTCTGGATTCGCAGCCTTCCGAAAACGTCACGACGCACGTCGACGTTGGCGCACGAACCTATCCCGGTGTTTCCTCGCAAATCGAAGGCGGTTTCGATGCCACGTTCAAAGTCAATCCTTCATTTCAAATTGAAACTTCCGCCGCGCGCCGCTGGGACGACGAATCTCTTGTCTCCACGCTCGGCGCCGAAACCAACGGTATTTTCGTCGGCGAGGTTCAGACCAATCTCGCTAGCATCGGTGGCAGCTATTCCAATTCAGTTCACCATTACGACATGTCGCTGACGTTCACCGACGGCGCATACACCGGCGAGAATCTGGCATCCAATCGCCGCTGGAGCGTAGATGGCAATTTTGGCAAATCGATCCGCGGCGATCATCCTTACATCCGCGTGGCGTATGGCTTCACTTACCTGAGTTTCGACCACGATGCCGATTTTGTTCCCGGCAGCGGCGAACCCGCGCGCGTCACCGGCGGCTATTACAGCCCGACGAAATTTTTGCTGAACTACGCGCAGATTTTCTTCTCTGGGAATTTCGGCCGTCACGTCAAATGGGATTTTGGGGGCACCAGCGGCGCGCAGAACGCCGAAACAACATTCACTTCCTTTTCCACTGTGCAGTTTGCCTCCACGGGCTCCGCTCACTTGACATGGAACATGACCGGAAACGATGATCTTCGCTTGGGCTACGATTACTTGAATACGTTTAATGCCTTTCATCGGCACCTGTTTTTCGTCACCTGGCGTCATTACTTCTAACGTGTCTGATTCAAGTCTTTTTTCGAAGCTCCAGCCGGAAGAGGTTCCGGCGCTGCCACGCGGAGGCTTTTCTCTTGCTTTCTTTCGCCGGCTTTCGCCCATCGGGCGTTTTTTTCTCCGCTTTCGTTGGCTCATTCTTGCAATCGTAGCCGTCGGTTGGTATCTGCGCGCCCGCAATCCGCATTACTCCAGCGCGTATATGGACGAATCCATTTACGTCCTCTATGGCCGCATGTTCCTTTCCCGGCATTTCGAAGCTCCCATCGACCATCCCCTCAATTTCAGTTTTGGCTGGTATTTGTGGCCCATGCTCGCCGCGTGGGCTGATCGCA
Protein-coding sequences here:
- a CDS encoding glycosyltransferase family 2 protein; this encodes MKPGPRMWIIRVIIVLAVLFTIRYFYWRAMDTMNPAAKWFFYIFLVAEILNFLEAALFYFTTWKPTARTAPPPINGRTVDVLITTYNEPVNLLRETVLCAVSFPYPHKTYILDDGNRAEVEELARELNCSYLSRKDRVGAKAGNLNNGLHSSDGEFIVTLDADHVPMPDLIDRLIGFFDDPSIGVVQTTQDFYNLDSFQHRMQIEKQRGWQQQELFFSVIQPGKDGHNATFYCGSPAMLRRKALEEIGGFATESITEDMHTGLRLQKKGWKVVYYNSTVARGLAPQTYRGFATQWHRWGQGAMQVLRKENPLFGHGLSFGQRLSYFASFYFYWMSYQKFIYIATPIFCLLSGIYPLVAVPRTFAIYFLPYFLLNIIATALLQGGLGGFWLSEEFNLIKMPVLMTTLVGLFRKEAEFKVTPKARDTSAHWTEIWLQVVLLTGALIAIGVGSWKLAHMPQGYFFWAVAVNVAWSIFYVFLLIPVIWRAWRHKELRATYRFPNRLDVPVLFGYNTNGGGHVVGRGFARNLNRNGLSLTQKSAIPMGTILALEIGLPSGTIRAHARVIRNQEFFHGENKRVSSGIVFEQIDPADQDAISKHLFWEVAPRHATILTLTRTSQTRGVRS
- a CDS encoding tetratricopeptide repeat protein: MKSFAASGLLFLAAFFCVPLALAAPQSSVLDQARAAAAAGYYDQASQLFKQVLAVSPDNIDALGGLTDSLVATGRWRDAVPALQHLDQLQPNNAVRIFQLGQMQSWLGERAQALELLKHAADLNSANAQYQEYYAEVLSWNDATRPQALTILRALVAAHPNDENALLSYAEILSWNGATRSQALESYKKILAQDPNNARALAGEAQLLSWNGQSDQAMEIYQKVLAADPNNVAALRGEGEILNWRGKHREALDSLEEAHGLAPDDSATMLDLAQTEYDLGDYADARTYLQQVKGIDTPEYEDLQRNVNHALGSYFELGYVGRRDGQILDYDSAQALVSTPLGVSNRLSLQYQPYRFNSMRIFNSNYYDVALDSQPSENVTTHVDVGARTYPGVSSQIEGGFDATFKVNPSFQIETSAARRWDDESLVSTLGAETNGIFVGEVQTNLASIGGSYSNSVHHYDMSLTFTDGAYTGENLASNRRWSVDGNFGKSIRGDHPYIRVAYGFTYLSFDHDADFVPGSGEPARVTGGYYSPTKFLLNYAQIFFSGNFGRHVKWDFGGTSGAQNAETTFTSFSTVQFASTGSAHLTWNMTGNDDLRLGYDYLNTFNAFHRHLFFVTWRHYF